In one window of Pirellulales bacterium DNA:
- a CDS encoding FAD:protein FMN transferase, with protein sequence MKPPVAIRRIVLSLAATAMIFCANVCGAQQANSLVRFTFTENHMGAPWKIVLYAADETVANRAAQAAYARIEELNRILSDYDSDSELSRLSATSPSSNPVPVSDDLWHVLEFAQALSEKSDGAFDMTVGPLTKLWRRARRTKEMPSAELLAAAREATGYRSLRLNSAMHTAQFRKPGMRLDAGGIGMGYGVDEAFKVLKREGITSALIDASGDIGVSNPPPGKPGWRIGIEPPSGEGTPSRYVQLSNYAITTSGDAFQFVEIDGQRYSHIIDPRTGLGVTGHSSVTVIAPDCITADSYTKPICVSGAEAGFKIIEATPGAAAFVQREVAGSDGHNEIEALQTQRFAKFLVSPGQTNSDQP encoded by the coding sequence ATGAAGCCGCCGGTTGCCATCCGCCGAATTGTGTTGAGCCTGGCGGCCACGGCGATGATTTTCTGCGCGAATGTTTGCGGCGCACAGCAGGCAAATTCGCTGGTGCGGTTCACGTTCACGGAAAATCACATGGGAGCGCCGTGGAAAATCGTATTGTATGCCGCCGACGAAACGGTCGCAAACCGCGCAGCTCAAGCGGCCTATGCGCGCATTGAAGAATTGAATCGCATTTTGAGCGATTACGACTCCGACAGTGAGCTTAGCCGGTTGAGTGCCACGTCGCCGTCGTCAAATCCTGTGCCCGTCAGCGACGACTTGTGGCATGTGCTGGAGTTTGCCCAAGCGCTTTCAGAAAAAAGCGACGGGGCCTTCGACATGACCGTGGGGCCGCTAACCAAATTGTGGCGACGCGCTCGGCGCACGAAGGAAATGCCCTCGGCCGAACTGTTAGCCGCCGCGCGAGAAGCAACCGGTTATCGTTCCTTGCGGCTCAATTCGGCCATGCACACGGCGCAATTTCGCAAGCCCGGCATGCGGCTCGATGCCGGCGGCATTGGCATGGGCTACGGCGTGGATGAGGCCTTCAAGGTGCTCAAACGAGAAGGAATCACTAGCGCTTTGATTGATGCCTCCGGCGATATTGGCGTGAGCAATCCCCCGCCGGGTAAGCCGGGTTGGCGAATCGGCATTGAGCCCCCTTCCGGCGAAGGAACGCCCAGCCGATACGTGCAACTTTCCAACTACGCCATTACCACCTCCGGCGACGCATTTCAGTTCGTGGAAATCGATGGCCAGCGTTATTCGCACATTATCGATCCGCGCACGGGCTTAGGCGTAACGGGGCATTCGAGCGTGACCGTCATTGCGCCCGATTGTATTACCGCCGATAGTTACACCAAACCGATTTGCGTGTCGGGAGCGGAAGCGGGTTTCAAAATCATCGAAGCCACTCCAGGAGCGGCGGCGTTTGTGCAACGAGAAGTGGCCGGCTCTGACGGCCATAATGAAATCGAAGCGCTCCAAACCCAAAGATTTGCCAAATTCCTGGTTTCGCCTGGGCAAACAAATTCTGATCAACCATAA
- a CDS encoding formylglycine-generating enzyme family protein, whose product MLTLVYHHARLQLGAAVAFCLLANRLSAAPPIVEMPNSTAATAAEMKPYTDVIGGTDVKFEMLPIPGGKFTMGSPESEHGHKPDEGPQHEVKIEPFWLEKYELTWDEFEVFMFTLDIDRRKITSQPSTDNDKLADALARPTKPYTDMSFGMGKDGFPAISMTHYAARMYCRWLSAKTGRYYRLPTEAEWEYACRAGTTTAYSFGDDAKQLNDYAWHDGNSEDSYHKIGKKKPNTWGLYDMHGNVAEWVLDQYIADYYAQFKGKTAIEPLAVTQSKFPHPVRGGSWQDDAVDLRSAARKPSKKEWEATDPQLPQSVWYLTDAEFVGFRICRPLHEPTAEEKQKIWDAGLEAEGEGGRIIWPNGEPPKK is encoded by the coding sequence ATGCTTACCCTAGTGTATCATCACGCTCGTCTGCAACTTGGGGCTGCGGTGGCGTTCTGCCTACTTGCCAATCGGTTGTCGGCCGCTCCTCCAATTGTCGAAATGCCCAACTCTACCGCCGCAACTGCCGCCGAGATGAAGCCCTACACTGACGTCATCGGCGGAACCGATGTGAAATTCGAAATGCTCCCCATCCCCGGCGGCAAATTCACCATGGGAAGCCCCGAGAGCGAACACGGCCACAAGCCCGACGAAGGCCCACAGCACGAAGTCAAAATCGAGCCGTTTTGGCTGGAGAAGTACGAGCTCACCTGGGACGAGTTCGAAGTGTTCATGTTCACGCTCGATATCGACCGCCGCAAAATTACCTCTCAGCCAAGCACCGACAACGACAAGCTGGCCGATGCTTTGGCCCGGCCGACCAAGCCGTATACCGATATGTCGTTCGGCATGGGAAAGGATGGTTTTCCGGCTATCAGCATGACGCACTACGCCGCCCGCATGTATTGCCGCTGGTTGAGTGCGAAAACCGGCCGCTACTACCGCTTGCCGACGGAAGCGGAATGGGAATACGCTTGCCGCGCCGGCACAACGACGGCATATTCGTTCGGCGACGATGCCAAGCAGCTCAACGATTATGCCTGGCACGACGGCAACAGCGAGGACAGTTACCACAAAATCGGCAAGAAAAAGCCGAACACCTGGGGTCTGTACGATATGCACGGCAACGTCGCGGAATGGGTGCTCGACCAATACATCGCCGATTACTACGCGCAATTCAAAGGCAAAACGGCGATTGAACCATTGGCCGTTACCCAATCGAAATTTCCGCACCCGGTGCGCGGGGGCTCGTGGCAAGATGATGCAGTCGATTTGCGCAGTGCCGCACGCAAACCCTCGAAGAAGGAATGGGAAGCCACCGATCCGCAGCTTCCGCAAAGCGTATGGTATTTAACCGACGCGGAGTTTGTCGGCTTCCGCATTTGCCGTCCGCTACACGAGCCAACGGCCGAGGAAAAGCAAAAAATCTGGGACGCCGGCCTGGAAGCCGAGGGGGAAGGCGGCCGCATTATTTGGCCCAACGGCGAGCCGCCTAAGAAGTAA